In Mytilus edulis chromosome 6, xbMytEdul2.2, whole genome shotgun sequence, the following proteins share a genomic window:
- the LOC139528193 gene encoding 14-3-3 protein epsilon-like, whose protein sequence is MADREDLVYMAKLAEQAERYDEMVECMKKVAQMNVDLSVEERNLLSVAFKNVIGARRASWRIMSSLEQKEESKGESEKKEQMKEYRTKIEEELKGICNSVLDILDKNLIPQATNGESKVFYYKMKGDYHRYLAEFATGNDRKEAAENSLVAYKAASDTAHTDLAPTHPIRLGLALNFSVFYYEILNSPDRACRLAKAAFDEAISELDALSEESYKDSTLIMQLLRDNLTLWTSDMQGEDTEQKQEQVQDLEGEDAS, encoded by the exons ATGGCTGATAGAGAGGATTTAGTTTACATGGCCAAGTTGGCTGAACAGGCCGAGAGATATGATG aaatggTTGAATGTATGAAGAAGGTTGCACAAATGAATGTCGATTTATCTGTAGAAGAAAGGAACCTCTTATCTGTAGCATTTAAAAATGTAATTGGAGCAAGAAGGGCATCATGGCGGATAATGAGTAGTTTAGAACAAAAGGAAGAATCGAAAGGGGAAAGTGAAAAGAAAGAACAAATGAAAGAATATAGAACTAAG atTGAAGAGGAGCTTAAAGGCATTTGCAACAGTGTTTTAGATATATTAGATAAAAATCTGATCCCACAAGCAACAAATGGTGAATCAAaagtattttattataaaat GAAAGGAGATTACCATAGATACTTGGCTGAATTTGCTACAGGAAATGATAGAAAGGAAGCTGCAGAAAACAGTTTAGTCGCCTATAAAGCTGCTAGTGATACAGCTCATACAGATCTAGCACCTACTCATCCTATACGTCTAGGTTTAGCACTGAACTTTTCTGTCTTCTATTATGAGATCCTAAACTCGCCAGACAGAGCTTGTAGGTTAGCAAAAGCAGCATTTGATGAAGCTATATCAGAATTGGATGCTTTAAGTGAAGAGAGCTATAAAGATTCAACGTTAATAATGCAGTTGCTAAGAGATAATTTAACACTTTGGACATCAGATATGCAAGGTGAAG atacagaacAGAAACAGGAACAAGTACAAGACCTAGAAGGAGAGGATGCATCATAA